A portion of the Halobacillus ihumii genome contains these proteins:
- a CDS encoding DNA polymerase IV, with protein sequence MSKWYPKNGRVIFHVDMNSFYASVEMAFDPSLKGKPLAIAGNPEERRGIVVTSSYEARKYGVKTTMPVGEARRLCKDLIVMSPTFERYRAASKEMFKILAEVTDMIQPVSIDEGYMDITACHEQGSPPEIANRIQSRIKNELDLPCSIGIAPNKFLAKMASDMKKPMGITILRKRDLPNKLWTLPIEEMYGVGEKTAGKLRKMKVETIGDLANHQVIELKSVLGINGERLQNRANGIDNRPVDPEAVHEFKSIGTSTTLPHDTTDEVEVRQVLRRLAAKVEARMKKKSVLARNVQLMIRYHDRKTITRSRQLPDFIETADELFQAAFHQFDEHWNQQPIRLLGITAQDLVEQAEVTQQLDLFSYQQHAGKEKLYQVIDTLTEKYGHNPFQKLKNPSDARVTTSFQKDFLDDFKNK encoded by the coding sequence ATGTCAAAGTGGTACCCTAAAAATGGCCGGGTTATTTTTCATGTCGATATGAATAGTTTTTATGCATCGGTTGAAATGGCTTTTGACCCTTCCCTAAAAGGTAAGCCGCTGGCGATTGCCGGGAATCCTGAAGAGCGTCGCGGCATAGTCGTTACAAGCAGTTATGAAGCCAGGAAATACGGTGTAAAAACGACCATGCCAGTAGGGGAAGCAAGACGGCTTTGCAAAGACTTAATCGTGATGTCTCCTACATTTGAAAGGTATCGAGCAGCTTCTAAGGAAATGTTTAAGATTCTTGCCGAAGTGACGGACATGATTCAGCCTGTCTCCATTGATGAGGGTTATATGGATATTACGGCTTGTCATGAACAGGGGTCACCGCCTGAAATTGCGAATCGAATTCAATCAAGGATAAAGAATGAGCTTGATTTACCTTGCAGTATCGGAATTGCGCCCAATAAGTTCTTAGCTAAGATGGCTTCAGATATGAAAAAACCTATGGGGATCACCATTTTACGTAAGAGAGACCTTCCTAATAAGCTTTGGACGCTGCCAATTGAAGAGATGTACGGAGTTGGAGAGAAAACGGCAGGCAAACTTAGAAAAATGAAAGTGGAGACAATTGGTGATCTTGCCAATCATCAAGTAATCGAACTGAAAAGTGTGCTTGGAATTAATGGAGAGCGGTTACAGAATAGAGCGAATGGGATTGACAATCGCCCAGTAGACCCGGAAGCAGTTCATGAGTTTAAAAGTATTGGCACTTCAACTACATTGCCTCACGACACAACGGACGAAGTTGAAGTGCGACAAGTTCTGAGAAGGCTGGCAGCAAAGGTAGAGGCACGAATGAAGAAAAAGAGTGTGCTGGCTCGAAATGTGCAACTGATGATCCGCTATCACGATCGTAAAACGATAACAAGAAGCCGCCAGCTTCCTGACTTTATAGAAACGGCAGACGAACTTTTTCAAGCAGCTTTTCACCAATTTGATGAGCATTGGAACCAACAGCCTATCAGACTACTTGGTATCACAGCCCAAGATTTAGTGGAGCAAGCTGAGGTTACCCAGCAACTCGACTTATTTAGCTATCAGCAGCATGCGGGTAAGGAAAAGCTGTATCAAGTGATTGATACACTAACAGAAAAGTACGGGCATAATCCTTTTCAAAAATTGAAAAATCCATCAGATGCCAGAGTGACGACCAGTTTTCAGAAAGACTTTTTAGATGACTTTAAAAATAAATAA
- a CDS encoding M20/M25/M40 family metallo-hydrolase has product MAAVNKDRLIEEFLELVQVDSETKDEATIAKVLTKKFEDLGLEVFEDNAKDKTGHGAGNLICNLKGTKEGVDTIYFTSHMDTVVPGNQVKPTIEGDYIVTDGTTILGADDKAGLAAILEAIRSIKEQNIEHGDLQFIITVGEESGLVGAKALDPSHLKAKYGYAIDSDGQVGNIIVAAPTQAKINATVKGRTAHAGLAPEKGVSAITLASKAIAKMPLGRIDEETTANIGRFEGGKQTNIVCDHVEILAEARSLVPDKMNEQVEKMKQAFIQTADEMRGEVELQVDIMYPGFKQQEGDHVVEVARTAAKQIGRESKLLTSGGGSDANIIAGHNIPTVNLAVGYEEIHTTNERMPVGELVKIAEFVTAIIDEAANK; this is encoded by the coding sequence ATGGCAGCTGTGAATAAAGATCGTTTAATTGAGGAATTTCTTGAACTCGTTCAAGTAGATTCCGAAACAAAAGATGAAGCAACTATTGCTAAAGTATTGACAAAAAAATTCGAGGACCTTGGTCTTGAGGTGTTCGAAGATAATGCGAAAGATAAGACTGGACATGGAGCTGGAAACTTAATTTGTAATTTAAAGGGAACAAAAGAGGGTGTCGACACGATTTACTTCACCTCCCATATGGATACAGTTGTTCCCGGCAATCAGGTGAAACCAACTATTGAAGGTGACTATATCGTGACCGATGGAACAACCATTCTTGGGGCAGATGATAAAGCTGGTTTAGCAGCAATATTGGAGGCTATTCGTTCGATCAAAGAACAAAATATTGAACACGGTGATCTGCAATTTATTATTACAGTTGGAGAGGAAAGCGGACTTGTCGGTGCAAAGGCTCTTGATCCTTCTCACTTAAAGGCGAAATATGGTTACGCCATTGACAGCGATGGACAGGTAGGGAATATTATCGTAGCTGCTCCTACTCAGGCGAAAATTAATGCGACTGTCAAAGGACGTACAGCTCATGCAGGTCTCGCACCGGAGAAGGGGGTATCAGCTATTACACTTGCTTCTAAAGCTATAGCTAAAATGCCGCTAGGACGTATTGATGAAGAAACGACGGCAAATATTGGCCGTTTTGAAGGCGGAAAACAAACGAATATCGTTTGCGACCACGTTGAAATCCTAGCAGAAGCCCGTTCACTTGTGCCTGACAAAATGAATGAGCAAGTAGAAAAAATGAAACAGGCTTTTATTCAAACAGCTGATGAGATGCGCGGAGAAGTCGAACTCCAAGTTGATATTATGTACCCAGGTTTTAAACAGCAGGAAGGCGATCATGTGGTAGAAGTGGCCCGAACAGCAGCCAAACAAATTGGTCGTGAAAGCAAATTACTAACGAGCGGCGGCGGTAGTGATGCAAACATCATTGCCGGCCACAACATCCCGACGGTTAATTTGGCAGTAGGCTATGAGGAAATTCACACAACCAATGAAAGAATGCCTGTTGGAGAGTTAGTCAAAATTGCTGAGTTCGTAACAGCCATTATTGATGAAGCAGCAAATAAATAA
- a CDS encoding acyl-CoA carboxylase subunit beta, which translates to MDIYDKINELYDKRRQSELGGGDERINKQHDKGKWTARERIEYLVDEGSFIELNPFIEHRQSDFGMNGNDAPGEGVVTGFGKIEGRDIYLFAQDFTVYGGALGEMHAKKIAAVMDLAAKNGTPFIGLNDSGGARIQEGVSSLDGYGQVFYRNSIYSGVIPQISVIMGPCAGGAVYSPAITDFVIMVEKTSQMFITGPKVIETVTGEQISAEDLGGADVHNTLSGNAHIKTEDEASALDAVRDLVRYLPANNKEKPEPIEVADEEDYRPDLTDKIPFDPIRPYDVRVIIEEVVDGRSFFEIHKDFAKNIVVGFARLKGKTIGLVCNQPKYMAGGLDIDSSDKAARFIRFCDSFNIPLITFEDVTGFFPGIKQEHGGIIRHGAKILYAYSEATVPKLTVITRKAYGGAYVALNSKSIGADLVYAWPNAEIAVMGPEGAANIIFAKDIKDSENPEETRQNKINEYRERFANPYVAAGLGMVDDVIDPRETRTTLIKALDMLKNKHEDRPYKKHGNIPL; encoded by the coding sequence ATGGACATTTATGATAAAATTAACGAACTTTATGATAAAAGAAGACAGTCCGAACTTGGCGGCGGTGATGAACGAATCAACAAACAGCACGACAAAGGGAAATGGACCGCCAGGGAACGAATCGAATATTTAGTAGATGAAGGCAGCTTTATTGAACTTAATCCTTTCATTGAGCATCGTCAAAGTGATTTTGGCATGAACGGAAATGATGCACCTGGAGAAGGGGTAGTGACCGGATTTGGAAAAATAGAGGGACGGGATATTTATTTATTCGCCCAGGACTTTACTGTATACGGGGGAGCGCTTGGTGAAATGCATGCCAAAAAAATTGCAGCAGTTATGGATCTCGCCGCTAAAAATGGCACCCCTTTTATAGGATTAAATGACTCTGGCGGTGCACGTATCCAAGAAGGGGTATCATCCCTTGATGGGTATGGACAAGTCTTCTATCGTAACTCGATTTATTCTGGCGTAATTCCGCAAATTTCAGTCATAATGGGCCCTTGTGCAGGTGGAGCCGTGTATTCTCCTGCTATCACTGATTTTGTCATTATGGTGGAAAAAACATCGCAAATGTTCATTACGGGACCAAAGGTAATTGAGACAGTAACTGGTGAACAAATTTCAGCGGAGGATTTGGGGGGAGCTGATGTTCACAACACGTTGAGTGGAAATGCTCATATTAAGACAGAGGATGAAGCATCTGCTCTTGATGCTGTTCGAGATTTAGTCCGTTATTTACCAGCTAATAATAAGGAGAAACCCGAACCCATTGAGGTAGCTGACGAAGAGGATTATCGTCCGGATTTAACGGATAAAATCCCTTTTGACCCAATCAGGCCCTATGATGTCCGAGTTATTATCGAAGAGGTAGTCGATGGGCGATCCTTTTTTGAAATCCATAAAGATTTTGCTAAAAATATCGTTGTAGGTTTTGCCCGGTTGAAAGGGAAGACAATAGGGCTCGTTTGTAATCAGCCTAAGTATATGGCAGGCGGTTTGGATATTGATTCGAGTGATAAAGCTGCTCGGTTTATTCGCTTTTGTGATTCCTTTAATATTCCTCTCATTACTTTTGAGGATGTTACTGGATTCTTCCCGGGCATTAAGCAGGAGCATGGAGGAATCATTCGACACGGGGCGAAAATTTTATATGCTTACTCTGAGGCTACAGTGCCCAAATTAACGGTTATTACGCGTAAGGCGTATGGCGGAGCCTATGTGGCCTTAAATAGTAAGTCTATTGGAGCTGACCTAGTTTATGCTTGGCCGAACGCAGAGATTGCCGTGATGGGACCAGAAGGGGCAGCCAATATTATTTTTGCTAAAGATATAAAAGACAGCGAGAATCCTGAAGAAACAAGACAGAACAAAATCAATGAATATCGAGAGCGTTTTGCAAACCCGTATGTAGCGGCAGGGCTTGGAATGGTTGACGATGTGATAGATCCAAGAGAAACAAGAACAACACTAATTAAGGCGCTTGACATGCTGAAAAATAAACACGAAGACCGTCCTTATAAAAAACATGGAAATATTCCTCTCTAA
- the mce gene encoding methylmalonyl-CoA epimerase, producing MKPIRVLIAKPGLDGHDRGALIIAQALRDHGMEVIYTGLRQSPVQIARAAVQEDVDVVGLSSLSGAHNSLFPKVVAALENEGASDIPVIGGGVIPAEDIPHLEAQGVRKIFTSGAPTDATAIYIKQLMNRETRSAPEKVSHIGIAVENIEQSLAFYQHTLGLEVEAVEEVTSEQVRVAFLPIGETRIELLEPLSDESPIRKFISKKGEGIHHIALEVNDISKRLQQYQEEGIPLINTEPKQGAHDSQIAFLHPRASGGVLFELTNPKGEQ from the coding sequence ATGAAACCTATACGCGTACTGATCGCTAAACCAGGTCTGGATGGACATGACAGAGGAGCGCTGATTATAGCCCAGGCTTTAAGAGATCATGGAATGGAAGTCATCTATACGGGGTTACGTCAATCCCCAGTGCAAATTGCCCGAGCAGCTGTACAGGAGGATGTGGATGTGGTAGGCCTTTCTTCCTTGTCGGGTGCTCACAACTCACTTTTTCCAAAAGTGGTTGCAGCTCTTGAAAACGAAGGAGCTTCTGACATCCCCGTTATCGGCGGCGGTGTAATTCCTGCTGAAGATATCCCTCATTTGGAGGCACAGGGTGTTAGGAAAATATTCACAAGCGGGGCTCCTACTGATGCAACGGCTATCTATATTAAGCAGCTAATGAATCGGGAAACAAGATCTGCCCCTGAGAAAGTTTCTCATATAGGGATTGCTGTTGAGAATATCGAACAATCCTTAGCTTTTTACCAACATACATTGGGGCTTGAAGTCGAGGCTGTAGAAGAAGTAACTTCAGAGCAGGTCAGGGTTGCTTTTCTTCCTATCGGCGAAACGCGAATTGAATTGCTTGAACCGCTAAGCGATGAATCTCCTATTCGTAAGTTCATTTCAAAAAAAGGCGAGGGAATTCATCACATTGCTTTAGAGGTGAACGACATTTCTAAGCGTCTTCAGCAATATCAAGAGGAAGGTATCCCGTTGATTAATACGGAACCGAAGCAAGGAGCACACGATAGTCAAATCGCCTTTCTACATCCGAGGGCTTCCGGCGGTGTCCTCTTTGAATTAACAAATCCGAAGGGAGAGCAGTAA
- a CDS encoding acyl-CoA mutase large subunit family protein — MKDQNNFQQIKEKWKQDVKKTEKRFPERKQTFTTSSEIEIDQLYTPIEPDKTYTENLGFPGQFPYTRGIQPTMYRSRYWTMRQYAGFGSAEETNQRFRYLLNQGQTGLSVAFDLPTQIGYDSDDPMAEGEVGKVGVAIDSLADMEQLFDQIPLDQVSTSMTINAPASILLAMYIAVGEKQGVSPEKLTGTIQNDILKEYIARGTYIYPPKQSMRLITDIFGYCHEHLPKFNTISISGYHIREAGSTAVQEVAFTIANGMAYVEAAIDSGLEVDQFAPRLAFFFNAHNQFFEEAAKFRAARRIWAKIMRDHYKAENPKSWKLRFHTQTGGSTLTAQQPDNNIVRVTVQALAAVMGGTQSLHTNSRDEALALPTEDSARIALRTQQIIAQESGVADTIDPLGGSHYVEALTDEIETEVNKYLERIKELGGAVQAVEEGFMQREIHQTAYEAQKRIESKEDIVVGLNEYKLEEEVNPDLLRVDEALEADQISKTHNIRSTRDQARVERCLAELRQAAKANDNVMPHIVDAVKVYATVGEIANVLREEFGEYTGM; from the coding sequence GTGAAGGATCAAAATAATTTTCAACAGATTAAAGAAAAGTGGAAACAAGATGTGAAAAAGACAGAAAAGCGTTTCCCTGAACGCAAACAAACCTTTACAACAAGTTCAGAAATTGAAATCGATCAATTATATACGCCGATCGAACCGGATAAGACATATACCGAGAATCTTGGTTTCCCGGGTCAATTTCCTTATACAAGGGGAATCCAGCCCACCATGTATCGTAGCAGGTATTGGACGATGCGCCAGTATGCTGGATTCGGTTCTGCTGAGGAAACAAACCAGCGATTTAGATATTTATTAAACCAAGGACAGACAGGTTTGTCCGTAGCCTTTGATCTTCCTACACAAATTGGATATGATTCGGATGATCCGATGGCAGAAGGGGAGGTCGGCAAGGTCGGAGTGGCGATCGATTCACTGGCTGATATGGAGCAATTGTTTGATCAAATCCCGCTCGATCAAGTTAGTACCTCCATGACGATTAATGCCCCGGCGTCTATTCTACTAGCGATGTATATTGCTGTAGGCGAGAAACAAGGAGTTAGTCCAGAAAAGCTAACGGGGACAATTCAAAATGACATATTAAAGGAATATATTGCACGTGGTACATATATTTACCCACCGAAACAGTCCATGAGACTTATCACTGATATTTTTGGCTACTGCCATGAGCATCTACCTAAATTTAACACCATCAGTATTTCCGGGTATCATATTCGTGAAGCTGGTTCAACAGCCGTACAAGAGGTCGCTTTTACGATTGCGAATGGGATGGCTTATGTAGAGGCAGCGATTGATTCAGGTCTCGAGGTAGATCAATTTGCTCCAAGGCTGGCTTTCTTCTTCAATGCTCACAATCAGTTTTTCGAAGAGGCAGCAAAGTTTCGCGCAGCCAGACGCATTTGGGCAAAAATAATGAGAGATCATTACAAAGCGGAAAATCCGAAAAGCTGGAAGCTGCGTTTTCATACACAAACAGGCGGCAGCACGTTAACAGCACAGCAGCCTGATAACAATATCGTTCGTGTGACAGTGCAGGCTCTAGCCGCTGTGATGGGTGGTACCCAAAGCTTACATACGAACTCTCGTGATGAGGCATTAGCTCTGCCAACAGAAGATTCGGCAAGGATAGCTTTAAGAACTCAGCAGATTATTGCTCAGGAAAGTGGTGTAGCCGATACGATTGATCCGTTGGGCGGTTCTCACTATGTCGAAGCATTAACCGATGAGATCGAAACCGAGGTTAATAAATATCTTGAGCGTATTAAAGAATTAGGCGGAGCTGTTCAAGCCGTCGAAGAGGGTTTTATGCAAAGAGAAATTCACCAAACAGCATATGAAGCTCAGAAACGCATTGAATCCAAGGAAGATATTGTGGTTGGCCTAAACGAGTACAAACTGGAAGAAGAAGTGAATCCTGACTTGCTGCGGGTTGATGAAGCGCTTGAAGCTGATCAGATTAGTAAGACACATAACATTCGCAGTACTAGGGATCAGGCACGAGTAGAGCGTTGCCTTGCAGAGCTTCGACAGGCCGCCAAGGCGAACGATAATGTTATGCCCCATATCGTTGATGCTGTGAAGGTTTATGCAACAGTAGGTGAAATAGCTAACGTACTTCGTGAGGAATTTGGAGAGTATACAGGAATGTAG
- the prli42 gene encoding stressosome-associated protein Prli42, which yields MAHSKKKKSKRERRMKVVIYLMILSMVLSSLLAGASFFM from the coding sequence TTGGCTCATTCTAAGAAAAAGAAATCCAAGCGCGAGCGCCGTATGAAAGTTGTCATCTACTTGATGATTCTTTCCATGGTTCTCTCCTCTCTTCTTGCTGGAGCGTCTTTCTTTATGTAA
- a CDS encoding L,D-transpeptidase yields MQLIAIFVMTISTFLPPAITEEPVVFVNKSSHEIVVYQSGKEIFHSKAATGKTKELTPEGHFTIRVKAKDPYYRKKDIPGGVPENPLGSRWIGFDANGTDGRIFGVHGTNRPESIGKAVSAGCIRLTNERVEQLYRIVEEGTEIIIVDDPSASFDDMYEQWGKEKLSQFFN; encoded by the coding sequence ATGCAGCTAATTGCAATATTTGTCATGACGATCAGCACATTTCTACCCCCTGCCATAACAGAAGAACCGGTCGTATTTGTCAACAAATCATCCCATGAAATTGTGGTGTACCAATCCGGAAAAGAAATTTTCCATTCAAAGGCGGCTACGGGCAAAACAAAAGAGCTAACCCCGGAAGGACATTTCACAATCCGTGTCAAAGCTAAAGACCCTTATTATCGAAAAAAAGATATTCCAGGAGGAGTTCCTGAAAATCCTCTTGGAAGCAGGTGGATAGGGTTTGATGCAAACGGTACTGACGGGAGAATTTTTGGTGTGCATGGAACAAATCGACCAGAGTCCATAGGCAAAGCGGTCTCAGCTGGATGCATTCGCTTGACAAATGAGCGAGTCGAACAGCTCTACCGAATTGTCGAGGAAGGAACAGAAATCATCATCGTTGATGACCCTTCTGCTTCGTTCGATGACATGTATGAACAATGGGGCAAAGAGAAGCTCTCCCAATTTTTTAATTAG
- a CDS encoding aromatic acid exporter family protein, whose protein sequence is MKIGYRTIKTAVGTPFAIWIAQLLHVENYASAGILTILCIQITRKRSFLSAWNRLAACLVAMVFSFVFFELIGYHPIAIGLMLFVFIPTAVWLKITPGIVTSSVIILHLYGSGGITGALIWNEVLLMVVGIGTALLLNMYMPSLEGKLEGFQRQIEDNFAIILQELAGFLRDNNEGWTGKELTDTAALLEKAKSLSFRDVENHLLRTHSPYYHYFHMRTKQFELLERMLPLVTRISGPNKHAQKIGSFFEELAEGIHPGNTAVLYLDQLKDMKEEFRNDELPVTREEFEERASLFHLLNEIEDYLIIKRSFKKSDV, encoded by the coding sequence GTGAAAATAGGATACCGTACGATTAAAACAGCTGTAGGAACACCTTTTGCTATATGGATTGCTCAGCTTCTTCATGTCGAAAACTACGCTTCTGCTGGAATTCTTACTATACTGTGCATTCAAATCACGAGGAAGCGCTCATTTTTATCCGCTTGGAATCGATTGGCAGCCTGTTTAGTGGCAATGGTTTTTTCTTTTGTTTTCTTTGAGTTAATTGGTTATCATCCAATCGCAATAGGGTTAATGTTATTCGTATTTATTCCTACTGCAGTATGGCTGAAAATCACCCCTGGTATTGTTACCAGTTCTGTTATCATTCTGCACTTGTATGGATCGGGTGGCATTACAGGAGCTCTCATCTGGAATGAAGTGCTGCTAATGGTCGTCGGGATAGGGACTGCATTACTGTTAAATATGTATATGCCAAGCCTTGAAGGGAAGCTGGAAGGTTTTCAGCGTCAAATCGAGGATAATTTTGCGATCATCCTACAGGAACTGGCAGGCTTCCTTAGGGATAATAATGAAGGCTGGACAGGGAAAGAGTTAACGGATACAGCTGCCTTATTAGAAAAAGCGAAATCACTGTCGTTTCGTGATGTAGAAAATCACTTACTCCGCACACATAGCCCTTACTATCATTATTTTCACATGCGGACAAAACAATTTGAATTGCTGGAGCGAATGCTGCCCCTTGTTACACGCATTTCAGGTCCTAATAAACATGCCCAGAAGATTGGGAGTTTTTTCGAAGAATTAGCTGAAGGAATTCATCCAGGAAATACGGCAGTTCTTTATTTGGACCAGTTAAAGGATATGAAAGAAGAATTTCGAAATGATGAACTGCCTGTTACGAGAGAAGAGTTTGAAGAACGAGCAAGTTTATTTCATTTATTAAATGAGATCGAAGACTATCTGATTATAAAAAGGTCTTTTAAGAAGAGTGATGTATAG
- a CDS encoding BrxA/BrxB family bacilliredoxin, producing MYMDFNIYMNDVVTQARDEITNAGYSELTTSEQVEEALAKEGTTLVMINSVCGCAGGIARPAASHAIHYDKRPDHLVTVFAGQDREATERARQFFEGYPPSSPSFALMKDGKIQTMVERHDIEGFEPMEVIGKLQRSFEEYCEEV from the coding sequence ATGTATATGGATTTCAATATTTATATGAATGACGTTGTTACCCAGGCACGTGATGAAATTACCAATGCCGGTTATTCAGAGTTAACGACTTCTGAGCAAGTGGAAGAGGCGTTAGCAAAAGAAGGAACTACCTTAGTGATGATTAATTCGGTTTGTGGCTGTGCCGGAGGAATTGCTCGTCCTGCCGCTTCCCATGCCATCCATTACGACAAGCGTCCAGATCATTTGGTTACGGTCTTTGCCGGACAGGATCGCGAGGCTACAGAAAGAGCTCGTCAGTTTTTTGAAGGATACCCTCCCTCCTCTCCGTCATTTGCTCTTATGAAAGACGGGAAGATTCAAACAATGGTTGAGCGGCATGATATCGAAGGATTTGAACCGATGGAGGTCATCGGTAAACTTCAGCGCAGTTTTGAGGAATATTGTGAAGAAGTATAA
- a CDS encoding dihydrolipoamide acetyltransferase family protein, which yields MGLEKINMPQLGESVTEGTINSWLVQPGDQINKYDPIAEVMTDKVNAEVPSSFTGTIKELIAQEGDTIEVGELMCYIEVEGAGSIDASAESEEKEEITEDSKNDAPKQKASASKENKPKQENGSKKRFSPAVMTLAQEHEIDLNQVEGSGRGGRITRKDIEKIIESGEIPAAKESTEAPDQPSVESVPKQGGTKPAPAAPNVQAGEGDVEIPVTGVRKAIAQNMVKSTTEIPHAWMMVEVDVTNLVELRNSLKKQFKEKEGYSLTFFSFFVKAVAQALKDYPELNSTWAGDKIIQRKAINLNIAVAKDDELFVPVIKDADEKSIKGIARDITDLASKARQGKLTSKDMEGGTFTVNNTGSFGSIQSMGVINHPQSAILQVESIVKKPVYQDGMFGARDMVNLCLSLDHRVLDGLVAGNFLGRVKEILENMSQEHTSVY from the coding sequence GTGGGATTAGAAAAAATCAACATGCCCCAGCTTGGTGAAAGTGTCACTGAGGGGACGATCAATTCATGGCTTGTGCAGCCAGGAGATCAGATCAACAAATATGATCCAATTGCAGAGGTTATGACAGATAAAGTAAATGCAGAGGTTCCATCCTCTTTTACGGGAACCATTAAAGAGCTTATTGCCCAAGAAGGTGATACGATAGAAGTCGGTGAGTTAATGTGTTATATCGAGGTAGAAGGTGCCGGATCTATAGATGCTAGTGCTGAAAGTGAAGAAAAGGAAGAAATAACTGAGGACTCTAAGAATGACGCACCTAAGCAAAAAGCTTCAGCTTCGAAGGAAAATAAACCAAAGCAAGAAAACGGCAGCAAAAAACGTTTCTCTCCAGCTGTGATGACACTAGCTCAGGAACATGAGATCGATTTGAATCAAGTTGAAGGTTCCGGCCGCGGCGGAAGAATTACCCGTAAAGATATCGAGAAAATTATTGAAAGCGGAGAAATACCTGCTGCTAAAGAATCAACAGAAGCACCTGACCAGCCATCAGTTGAATCCGTACCGAAACAGGGAGGCACTAAACCTGCTCCAGCTGCACCTAATGTACAAGCTGGTGAAGGAGATGTCGAGATTCCTGTTACGGGTGTGAGAAAAGCGATCGCGCAAAACATGGTGAAATCCACAACCGAGATCCCTCACGCCTGGATGATGGTTGAAGTTGATGTCACCAATTTAGTTGAACTTCGTAATTCACTTAAGAAACAGTTTAAAGAAAAAGAGGGATACAGCCTGACTTTCTTCTCTTTCTTTGTTAAAGCCGTAGCTCAAGCGTTGAAAGACTACCCTGAGCTTAATAGTACTTGGGCAGGTGACAAGATCATTCAGCGCAAGGCTATCAATCTGAATATTGCTGTTGCTAAAGATGACGAGCTTTTTGTGCCTGTTATTAAAGATGCTGATGAGAAAAGCATTAAGGGGATTGCCCGGGACATTACCGACCTTGCAAGCAAAGCTCGACAAGGCAAATTGACTTCGAAGGATATGGAAGGCGGAACATTCACAGTGAATAATACCGGTTCTTTCGGTTCTATCCAGTCGATGGGAGTTATTAATCACCCTCAATCAGCTATCCTGCAAGTTGAGTCTATTGTGAAAAAGCCTGTGTATCAGGATGGAATGTTTGGAGCGCGTGATATGGTTAATCTATGTTTATCTCTGGACCACAGAGTACTTGATGGTCTTGTAGCTGGAAACTTCCTTGGCCGTGTTAAGGAAATCCTTGAAAACATGTCCCAAGAGCATACTTCTGTTTATTAA